TGACCGCGACGCCGCTGTCGCGCAGGTTCGCCGCGAACGCCTTTCCCTGGATGCCGTAGCCGATGACGGCTACCGTCCGGCCTTCGACGTGCTGGAGACTCGCGTCGGATTCGAAGTACATGCATCGCCTCCCGGGGCGTGGTGTCGCACGGTCACCCGATCCCACTTGCGTTGTACGCGCGGACGTCGTCGCCGTCCCGGCGGTGGTCGCGCAGCCGGTCACCGAGGTCGCAGAACGCCATGTTGCGCTCGTAGACCTCCGCGAACAGCTCCCACTCGCGCCGGCACCGGGCCTGGTCCCACCCCAGCAGGGATCCCATCTCGGCCAGGACCAGGTCGAGCACGGCCCGGTCGACGTCGCACCGGCCCTCGGCGTCGAACACCACCGCGTCCCTGATGGCACCGGTGTTGAGCAGGTAGTCCGCGTAGCTGTAGGCCGCTTGGTAGTCGACGTAGTGCCGGACCTTGGCGCGGATGAACTCCAGGTCGCCGCGGGGGTGGTCGGCCCGGTGGATCGCGAACCGCTCCTCGCCCGCGACCGGCCGCAGCGCCATCCGGTGCGTCGTGGAGGGGCCGAGGTTCTTGACCCCCCTGCGCCGCAGCTCGCGGGCGATCGACTCGCCCACCTCCCGACCCGCCCACCGGAACTCGGTGAGCTTGACGTTGATCAGGTCCAGGACGAGGCCGCCACCGCGCTCGTGCCGGTTGATCCGGAACATGCGGGAGATGTCCTTGACGGCGATCGTCCCGCTCTCGTTCGCGGCCAGCGGCCGGATGCCGCAGAAGACGTTGAACACGTCCCGCCGGTCGATCTTCCAGCGGTCCTCGACGAGTTCGTTGTAGGAGTGCAGCAGCTCCTCGACCTCGTCCTCCACCGGCGCCACCAGGTCCGGGTCGGTGTGCGCCCGGTCGGTGGTGGTGAGCTGGATGTACCAGATCCCGTTCTGGTGGAACGGCCGCAGGTAGTGCTGCCGCTCGGGGTTGAGCGGCACCAGCCCCACCTGGAAGCGGGGGTCGCGGGCCAGGCTCTCGTGGATGAACCGGTTGGTCGCCTCCAGGTGCGTGCCGCGCGAGTAGACCACCGACGTGCGCCCGTCCGGCCGGGCCGTCCGGTTGCGCGTGCGGTCCAGCCACGGACCCGCCGCGTTGGTGATCGTGCGGGCCTTGACGGTCACCTTCTCCGGCAGCTCGTCGTGGTCGAAGCGCCGCGCCAGGGTGACCAGGAAGCAGCCTTCCTCGGGCCGCCACTCGTAGCTGTCGAACTCCACGTGGCACAGGGCGCGGATCGGGTGGGCGGCGGTGCCGCGGTAGTACGCGTCGCGGATCGCCTTGAGCACCAGGATCTTGTCGTTGTTCGCTTTGCCGTCCCAGTACTCGATGCCGCCCAGCACGTGCTCCGCGGCGAGGTGCGGCAGCTCGCGGTGCACCGATCTGCCGTTGAGGAACAACCTGACCTTGCCGAACCTCGGTGCGAGGCCGCTCCACGCCCACACCGTGGTGAACAGGTCGTAGAGCGTGATGCCGAAGAACACCGCCCACTTCTTCTCCGGGCTGTCGGGGAAGACGAACACCACGTTGGGGATTTCCTCGACGGTCGTCCCCGTGGTGTCGATCAGGATCCTCCGCTCGCGGGTGCCGTACCAGACCAGCTTCAGGTCCAGCCACGCCGACCGCAGGTTCTCGGTGAACGACTGCTGGATCTTCGGGTCCTTGCGCAGACCGAACGCCAGCAGGAGCCGGTGGAAGCCCATCCGCAGGTACCTGATGCCCGGGTGGATGGCCTTGCCGGTCTTGCTCGACGTCTCACCGCCGAACGCGCCGCGGTCGACCAGGATCGCGCTGGCGTTGCCCCGGGAGGCCAGATCGCGGAGCACTCCCGCGCCCGCGGCGCCGCCGCCGGCGATCAGGGTGTCGTGGACGAACCCGGAACCCGACTCCTCGACCAGTTCGCGGTACTGGCGCACCACGTCCGCCATGGCGAACGACTGGGGAGCCGCCGGTTCGGCGGAAGACGCCCTCGGGTGCTGCGTCACGTTGCCCGACCTCCTCGTTGCACTGCGATCACACGGTGATTCGTATCCCGCCAGGCCCTGAAGGTGACCGCCTGCTCGGGTGGGACGGGCGAGGTGGTCCGCCAGTCCCAGGACCGCTCTACCATGTACGACATGAACGCGCGAACGCCTTCGCGGCTCATCCCGCGCGTGCCCCGGCGTTGCTCCACCAGGCGCTCCTGGGCTTCGCGTTCCCGCGTCATCCGCTCGAACGAGGGCCAGTCGAAGGCCCACAGCCCGTCCAGCCGCTCGAAGACGGGCCGCCACCGGCGCAGGTGCTCCGCGACGCGACGGCCCAGGCCGTCCGGCACCACCATCGGGTCGACGTCGGTTCGCGCCCCGGCGAACCACAGGTCGAACAGCAGCACCCCGACCTTGCCGCGCACCTCGAAGAACCGGTCGTCGCCGGTCGGCTGGTCGTCGATCCGCTTGTCGAAGTTCCCCATGCGCACCACGGAACCCGGTGTGCTCCGCTCCAGTTCCGCCAGGTTGCGCAGCAGCCAGTCGAGGTCGTGCGTGCCCGGTAACGACCGGTTCGTCACACCCGGCACGCCGGGGTCGTACCCGAGCGCCCGCAACGGTTCCCGGTCGGCGCGGCCGAGGTACCAGTCGTCGCCGCTGCGGGCGATCGCCCGCCCCTCGGTCGCCACGTCCAGCAGCTGGTCCACCACCACGGTCAGCGCCGTGGTCAACACGGTCTTGCCCGCGCCGGGGCTGCCGTTGAACCCCATGACGAACAGCCCGTCCGGGCGGCGCGAGCGCTTCTCCCGCACGATCCACCGGGCGAAGGGCAGGTACAGCTGCCACAGGTCGACCACCGGCGCGTCCGACGTGTCCGCGAAGTAGTCCCGCCACCACCGGCTGAACGGCGTCCACACGCTCGCCAGCAGCCTCAACCGCTCCAGCACGACGTCCGGTGACGGGTCGGCCCCGAACGCCGCCTGGACGGGGTCCACGCGCGTGGTCTCCGCGAGCATCCGCAGCTCGTCCGCGCTCGCCGGACGTCCCTCCGCGATGTCCCGCAACACCGGGGCGAGGTGCCGCTCGACCGCCGCCCGGTGGCACGTCGACCCCGCGGTGAACCGGTCGTCGTCCCCGTGGAGGGCCCGCAGCGCGGCGTACGCCTCGGCGGACAGCAGGAAGGGCGGTGCGTCGAGGCTGGGCTCACTCCTGCTCCACCGGTCGATCTCGTCCAGGACGTCCTCGTCCCGCACCACGTCACCCGACAACACGGCTCGCCTTCCCAGCACCTCGACGTCCTGACAGCAACGAGTGGAGTTCGTCCAGCCGCCGGTCCGGTCGCGCGATCTCGGCGAGCGGCACGTCCTCGCCGAACGCCCGCGCGAAGTCGCCCCGGATCCGCACGAAGTCCAGCGAGTCCAGGCCGAGGTCGGCGAGCAGTTCGGACTCGTCCCACCGGTACACGTAGGCGCTCAGGAACTCGCGGACGGGGTCCACCTCGGTGACCGGCTCCGCGGCCAACCCCACCACCTTCTCGGCGACTTCCCCCGCAGCTCGCCCCGGCGGGCGCGAGTCCGCCCGCGGCGCCCCGTGCCACGTCGGGAGGCCGACGACCAGCGGGAGCCCCACCCAGGGCTCACGGCTCCAGTCGACGTCGCACGCGGCGAACACCCGGCCCGAAGCGCCGGACAGCACGGCCGCCACGACCTTCCCGAGCAGGTTGAGCGCCGTCTCGGACGCCAGCGGCGCCTCGCCGGCCGCGCGCGCCGAGTTCAGGGCCTTGGCGCTGCGGGCGGCCATGCCGACCTCGCCCCATGTGCCCCAGTCGACCGTCACGACGCCCGGGGCGTCGGCGGTCCACCGGGCGTAGGCGTCCATCCACGCGTTCGCCGCCGCGTAGTTCGCCTGACCGGCCGCGCCGAGCAGCGCGCTGGTGGACGAGAACGCGACCGTCCACGGCGCGCCCAGCCCGGCCAGGTCTGCCAAGGCGAGCTTGGGCGCGAGCACCGCGTCGAACCGGGACGCGTCCAGGTTGCGCAGCACACCGTCGTCCAGCGCTCCGGCGAGGTGGAAGATCCCCGCGAGCGGCCCGATGTCGTTGGCGAGCACGGGCACGTCGAGCGGGCGGGCGAAGTCGATCGGCACGAACCGCACACCGGGCCTCAGGACGCCGGGATCGGTGCGACCCGACACGACGACCCGCTCGGGCGCCACGTGCTGGTGGTGGATCAGCCAGTCCACGACGACCCGGCCGATACCGCCGGTGCCGCCCGTGACCAGGTAGCTCCCGGTCGCACCACCGAGCGTGCCGGGCGGCAGGTCGGGTGAGGGGACGGGCAGGAGCCGTTGGGCCAGCAGGTGTCCGCCTCGCCACACCAGGTCCGTCTCGTCCGGGTGGGAACGCGCGGCGCGCAGCAGTGGTCCCACCCACGCCGGCCGGTCGGCGGGCCAGTCCTGGACGTAGACCCGTTGCACGGTCAGGCCCGGTTCCTCGTGGGCCAGCGACCGGGTGATGCCGGTGGCCAGCCCGCTGTCGGCGTCCGCGGGCAGGACCAACACGAGCCTGCCGCGCGACTCGGCCCGCAGCAGGGACTTCAGCAGCTCCAGGAGCACCGCGCACCGCTCTGTCGGCGGCGCGTCCGCCGACGGCGGGCACAGCAGGGCAGCATGCGCCCGAGGACCCGTCAGGTGGTCGCGGAAGAACCGCGCCGCGTCGGGTGCGAGTTCGGTCCACGGCACGTCGGGCGCGTCGGCGGCTCGACCCGCGGGCACCCAGCGGACCTCGTGCAGCCCCGGTCCGGGGTCCACCGGGTCGAGGCGGCCGAGGAACGCGGTGATCCTCTCCAGGACCGCGTCCCGCCGGTGCAGCATGAAGTCGTGCGCCCCGGGGTGGGTGTGCACGTCCACGACGGGGCTGGTGGTGATCGCGGCCCATTCCGTCGCCGACGCCAGGGGGAACGACGGGTCGTCGGTCGCGCAGTGCACCTGGAGCGGGCATTCGAGCACCTGCCCGCGATCGGCGGCGCGCCGGGCGGACCGGGCGTCGAAGGCGAGGTCCGCGCGCAGGACCGGCAGCACGGACCGCCGCCACGCCGGGTCGTCCCGCAGTTCGTCGGGAACCATCAGGTACGACTCCGGCTCCGCCGGATCGGCCCCGCCGGCGAGCGGCGCGCGGCCGACCGCGACGACGGCCGTCACCCGTCCCTGCCGGGCCCAGTCCGACAGCGGGCCGCCCAACAGATCCAGGGCGAGCGACGCGCCGAAGCTCAGGCCGCAGAACGCGACCGCGCCTGATCCGGCGTCCGCGCGGATGTGCCGGGCCAACTCCTCCAGCACCGCGGCGTCGTCTTCGGCAGCACCGGCGGCGGCGTCACGTCCGGGCAGTTCCACGGCGATGACGTCCAGCCACGACGGCGCCGTGCGCGCCCACGACCGGAACGCACCGGAATTCCCACCCGCGTAGGGGAAGCAGTAGAGCCTGACCCGTGCGTCCGGCTTAGCGGCGAACCGCACCAGCGGGGTCGGCGCGGGCGCGGTCTCCTGCGGTCGCGGGTCGACGTGGATCGACGCCGACGGGTTGGTCCAGTAGCTCGTCGGCTCGAAGCTGTAGGTCGGCAGCAGGCGGCGGATCGAGCGCTCCCCTTCGTGGAAAGCCGCGAAATCCAGGTCCACCCCGCGGCACCAGAGCTCACCGAGCACCCTCAGGAACGCGACCTCGTCGTCCCGGTCCCCGTTCTTCACGTCCGGCATGGTCGCGACCGGCAGCGGCCGGGTCTCACCGCGGTGCCGGAGAATCTTCGCGGTCAACGAGGTGAGCACGTTCCCGGGGCCGATCTCCAGGACGACGTCGGGTTCCCACTTCAGCAGCATGGCGACGTCCTCGCGCCACCGGACCGTCGACGTCACGTGCTTCGCCCAGTAGGTCCGGGGCCGATACCGGGAATCGAGCCACGTGCCGGTGAGGTTGGCGGCCAGCGGAACAATTGGCGACCGCGCTTCCAGGCCGGACGCCGCCGCGTCGAGCCGTTCCGCGACGGGAGCCATCAGGTCGCTGTGGAACGGGTGGGACACCGGCACGCGGCGGACGGTGAAACCCAGTGCGGGCAACGCTTCCGCGGCTTCCAGCAGTGCACCCTCTGTCCCCGACAGAACTATCCGCCCAAATGAATTCTCCACGGCCCACCACAGGTTTTCGCGCCCGTCCAGCCAGTCCGCGAGGAGGTCTTCGTCGCCGACGACGCTGAGCATCCCGCCGACGCTCCCCCCGGCGAGCATGTCCTCCGTCGCCCGCGCCCGCACGGCCACGAGGGCGGATGCCTCGTCCAGTGCCAGCACCCCAGCCGCCACCGCGGCGGCGTACTCGCCGATGCTGTGCCCGGCGACCGCCACCGGCCGCACCCCGATGTCGGTCAACGTCATCGCGAGCGCGTACTCCACGGCGAACAGCCCGCACTGCGTGGTGACGGGCCGCTGCACCGACTCGTCGTCCGCGCCGAGGATCAGCGCCACCGGGTCCTCCGGC
This portion of the Saccharothrix syringae genome encodes:
- a CDS encoding FAD-dependent oxidoreductase; translation: MTQHPRASSAEPAAPQSFAMADVVRQYRELVEESGSGFVHDTLIAGGGAAGAGVLRDLASRGNASAILVDRGAFGGETSSKTGKAIHPGIRYLRMGFHRLLLAFGLRKDPKIQQSFTENLRSAWLDLKLVWYGTRERRILIDTTGTTVEEIPNVVFVFPDSPEKKWAVFFGITLYDLFTTVWAWSGLAPRFGKVRLFLNGRSVHRELPHLAAEHVLGGIEYWDGKANNDKILVLKAIRDAYYRGTAAHPIRALCHVEFDSYEWRPEEGCFLVTLARRFDHDELPEKVTVKARTITNAAGPWLDRTRNRTARPDGRTSVVYSRGTHLEATNRFIHESLARDPRFQVGLVPLNPERQHYLRPFHQNGIWYIQLTTTDRAHTDPDLVAPVEDEVEELLHSYNELVEDRWKIDRRDVFNVFCGIRPLAANESGTIAVKDISRMFRINRHERGGGLVLDLINVKLTEFRWAGREVGESIARELRRRGVKNLGPSTTHRMALRPVAGEERFAIHRADHPRGDLEFIRAKVRHYVDYQAAYSYADYLLNTGAIRDAVVFDAEGRCDVDRAVLDLVLAEMGSLLGWDQARCRREWELFAEVYERNMAFCDLGDRLRDHRRDGDDVRAYNASGIG
- a CDS encoding kinase-like protein, translating into MLGRRAVLSGDVVRDEDVLDEIDRWSRSEPSLDAPPFLLSAEAYAALRALHGDDDRFTAGSTCHRAAVERHLAPVLRDIAEGRPASADELRMLAETTRVDPVQAAFGADPSPDVVLERLRLLASVWTPFSRWWRDYFADTSDAPVVDLWQLYLPFARWIVREKRSRRPDGLFVMGFNGSPGAGKTVLTTALTVVVDQLLDVATEGRAIARSGDDWYLGRADREPLRALGYDPGVPGVTNRSLPGTHDLDWLLRNLAELERSTPGSVVRMGNFDKRIDDQPTGDDRFFEVRGKVGVLLFDLWFAGARTDVDPMVVPDGLGRRVAEHLRRWRPVFERLDGLWAFDWPSFERMTREREAQERLVEQRRGTRGMSREGVRAFMSYMVERSWDWRTTSPVPPEQAVTFRAWRDTNHRVIAVQRGGRAT